One stretch of Caldinitratiruptor microaerophilus DNA includes these proteins:
- the fliP gene encoding flagellar type III secretion system pore protein FliP (The bacterial flagellar biogenesis protein FliP forms a type III secretion system (T3SS)-type pore required for flagellar assembly.), giving the protein MRRWAGPLLFAAVVAAWLVPAAVARAQAADPVVIPRVELGVGRSEDPRDMVASLQILLLLTVLALAPAILVLTTAFTRIVVVFSFLRSALSTQNMPPNQVLIGLALFLTFFIMRPTWVQVNDRALQPYLRGEITRQEALAAAEEPMRAFMLRYTREKDLALFVNAAGIEAPEGPNDVPFWVLVPAYAISELKTAFTMGFLIYVPFVVIDMVVATTLMSMGMLMLPPVMVSLPFKILLFVLVDGWHLVVQQLLLSFQ; this is encoded by the coding sequence GTGAGGCGGTGGGCGGGGCCCCTGCTGTTCGCCGCGGTCGTGGCGGCCTGGCTTGTGCCCGCGGCGGTGGCGCGTGCGCAGGCGGCGGACCCGGTCGTCATCCCCCGGGTCGAGCTCGGGGTCGGCCGCAGCGAGGACCCCCGCGACATGGTCGCGAGCCTCCAGATCCTGCTGCTCCTGACGGTCCTTGCCCTCGCACCGGCGATCCTCGTCCTCACCACCGCCTTCACGCGGATCGTGGTCGTCTTCTCGTTCCTGCGCAGCGCCCTCTCGACGCAGAACATGCCCCCGAACCAGGTGCTCATCGGGCTCGCCCTCTTCCTGACGTTCTTCATCATGCGGCCCACGTGGGTGCAGGTGAACGACCGGGCCCTGCAGCCCTACCTGCGGGGGGAGATCACCCGGCAGGAAGCGCTCGCGGCGGCCGAGGAGCCCATGCGGGCGTTCATGCTGCGATACACGCGGGAGAAGGATCTGGCGCTCTTCGTGAACGCGGCAGGGATCGAGGCGCCGGAAGGCCCGAACGACGTGCCCTTCTGGGTGCTGGTCCCCGCCTACGCCATCTCGGAGCTCAAGACCGCCTTCACCATGGGCTTCCTTATCTATGTCCCCTTCGTCGTGATCGACATGGTGGTGGCGACCACCCTGATGTCGATGGGGATGCTCATGCTGCCCCCCGTCATGGTGTCACTGCCGTTCAAGATCCTCCTGTTCGTGCTCGTGGACGGCTGGCACCTCGTCGTGCAGCAGTTGCTCCTGAGCTTCCAGTAG
- the fliQ gene encoding flagellar biosynthesis protein FliQ encodes MTEEMILSIGRQALVTALLVAGPVLVLGLLAGLVVSLLQATTQLTDQTLAFIPKIVVVMLSVLLFGPWMLRTMLDFTGRVIGLLPSVVR; translated from the coding sequence TTGACCGAAGAGATGATCCTGTCGATCGGCCGCCAGGCCCTGGTGACGGCGCTCCTCGTCGCCGGCCCGGTGCTGGTCCTGGGCCTGCTCGCCGGTCTGGTGGTGAGCCTCCTGCAGGCCACCACGCAGCTGACCGACCAGACCCTCGCCTTCATCCCGAAGATCGTGGTGGTCATGCTCTCCGTCCTGCTGTTCGGCCCGTGGATGCTCCGGACCATGCTCGACTTCACGGGCCGGGTCATCGGCCTCCTGCCGTCGGTGGTGCGCTGA
- the fliR gene encoding flagellar biosynthetic protein FliR — protein sequence MDVLGRALGQLDLFLLLFSRVIGLFVTAPVLGNPSIPAQLRVALAMAVALLALPAAGGVRLPDSLPALAPLALRELVIGMVLGFVPTLLLAAVQFAGEILDVDLGFSIVSTLDPLNQQPLPLLGNFQYLLALLFFLAVDGHHGLLLTVLGSFRLLPAGAPPGDLAGLDRHVLALAGEIFRLGLSLAAPVLVALFLTTVAIAVVGRAVPQMNVFVVGLPVKTGAGLALLAALVPLYAAAFRTLFERMLAQTQVALELLR from the coding sequence GTGGACGTGCTCGGGCGGGCCCTCGGCCAGCTGGACCTCTTCCTGCTCCTCTTCAGCCGGGTGATCGGCCTCTTCGTCACGGCGCCCGTGCTCGGCAACCCGTCCATCCCGGCGCAGCTGCGGGTGGCCCTCGCCATGGCGGTCGCTCTCCTGGCCCTGCCGGCGGCGGGCGGGGTCCGGCTGCCGGACAGCCTGCCGGCCCTGGCCCCCCTGGCCCTCAGGGAGCTCGTGATCGGCATGGTGCTGGGCTTCGTGCCCACGCTCCTCCTGGCCGCGGTGCAGTTCGCCGGGGAGATCCTCGACGTGGACCTGGGGTTCTCCATCGTCAGCACGCTCGACCCCCTGAACCAGCAGCCCCTTCCCCTTCTCGGCAACTTCCAGTACCTCCTGGCCCTGCTGTTCTTCCTCGCCGTCGACGGCCACCACGGCCTGCTGCTCACGGTCCTGGGCAGCTTCCGCCTCCTGCCCGCCGGCGCGCCGCCGGGCGACCTGGCTGGGCTCGACCGGCACGTGCTGGCGCTGGCGGGTGAGATCTTCCGCCTGGGGCTCTCCCTGGCGGCCCCCGTCCTGGTCGCCCTGTTCCTCACGACGGTGGCGATCGCCGTGGTGGGCCGGGCGGTCCCCCAGATGAACGTCTTCGTCGTCGGCCTGCCGGTGAAGACCGGCGCCGGCCTCGCCCTCCTGGCCGCCCTGGTGCCCCTGTACGCCGCGGCTTTCCGGACCCTGTTCGAGCGGATGCTGGCCCAGACCCAGGTCGCCCTCGAGCTCCTGCGGTGA
- the flhB gene encoding flagellar biosynthesis protein FlhB, which yields MHLQFFAQERTEPASPRRIQRARQRGQVARSPEVAAALTLLTAYLALRFWGPSAWGVLLSLAREGWGGAWGMVPELGEGDALHLGLRVLAVTALAAGPLVVAAGLTGLLANLAQVGFVLTGAPLAPDLGRLNPLQGLQRLFSRRALVDLVRALVKVVIVGIVAYRTVKGRLADLPGLADVPPEGVLAAVAGMAGTVVLRVGLAWLVAAAVDYVYQRWEYQMSLRMTRQEVKEELRETEGAPEVRQRIRRRQREIARRRMMAEVPRADVVITNPTHYAVALRYDAAEMDAPQVVAKGQGLVARRIREVAVAADVPVVENPPLARSLYEAVEIGESIPPELYQAVAEVLAFVYRLKGRV from the coding sequence TTGCACTTGCAGTTCTTCGCCCAGGAGCGGACCGAGCCCGCCAGCCCGAGACGCATCCAGCGCGCCCGGCAGCGCGGCCAGGTCGCCCGCTCCCCGGAGGTGGCGGCGGCACTGACCCTGCTCACGGCGTACCTGGCCCTGCGCTTCTGGGGCCCGTCCGCCTGGGGCGTGCTCCTGAGCCTGGCACGGGAAGGATGGGGCGGGGCCTGGGGCATGGTTCCCGAGCTGGGCGAGGGCGACGCCCTCCACCTGGGGCTGCGGGTGCTGGCGGTCACCGCCCTGGCGGCCGGCCCGCTCGTCGTGGCGGCCGGCCTGACGGGGCTCCTGGCGAACCTGGCACAGGTCGGGTTCGTGCTGACGGGCGCTCCGCTGGCCCCCGACCTCGGCCGGCTGAACCCCCTCCAGGGGCTGCAGCGGCTCTTCAGCCGGCGCGCGTTGGTGGATCTCGTCCGGGCGCTGGTGAAGGTCGTCATCGTGGGCATCGTGGCCTACCGGACCGTGAAGGGGCGGCTGGCGGACCTGCCCGGCCTCGCCGACGTGCCGCCGGAGGGCGTCCTCGCCGCCGTGGCCGGGATGGCCGGGACGGTCGTCCTCCGCGTGGGGCTGGCGTGGCTGGTGGCGGCGGCGGTCGACTACGTGTACCAGCGCTGGGAGTACCAGATGTCGCTGCGCATGACGCGGCAGGAAGTCAAGGAGGAGCTGCGCGAGACCGAGGGCGCGCCCGAGGTGCGCCAGCGCATCCGGCGGCGGCAGCGGGAGATCGCCCGCCGCCGCATGATGGCGGAGGTTCCCAGGGCCGACGTGGTGATCACGAACCCGACCCACTACGCCGTGGCCCTGCGCTACGACGCGGCGGAGATGGACGCGCCGCAGGTCGTGGCCAAGGGGCAGGGCCTGGTGGCCCGCCGCATCCGGGAGGTGGCCGTCGCGGCCGACGTCCCGGTCGTCGAGAACCCCCCGCTCGCGCGCAGCCTGTACGAGGCGGTGGAGATCGGCGAGTCGATCCCGCCCGAACTGTACCAGGCCGTGGCCGAGGTCCTCGCCTTCGTGTACCGCCTCAAGGGGCGCGTCTGA
- the flhA gene encoding flagellar biosynthesis protein FlhA has protein sequence MQGGPTQNLARYTDVFFALAVVLVVAMMIVPVPPVALDFLLTFNLATAVVIVLVAIYTREPLQFSIFPSLLLVTTLFRLSLNVSTTRQILLAGDAGRVIRSFGEFVLGGNAVVGFIVFLILVVVQFVVITRGAERVSEVAARFTLDAMPGKQMAIDADLNAGLITEAEARQRRQDIEREADFYGAMDGASKFVKGDAVAGMIIVGINLIGGFVIGWMRGLAPLDSLRTYSVLTVGDGLVSQIPALLISVATGLVVTRAASEGNLGQDILAQLGREPRALFLTAGLLAGLGLLVPQLPAAPFLLLGAGLAGAGMAIRRSVRTPGTERAAREQAAGPGAEAGRPESVLQLLPIDPLEIELGYGLLPLADASMGGDLMDRLVMIRRQMALDLGLVVPYIRVRDNMALRPNQYVVKLKGIEIGQAEILPDHFLAMDPGGVSEPVPGIETREPAFGLPALWVAAADRERAELAGYTVVDPPAVVATHVTELIRRHAWELLGRQEVRQLVDLVKETHPAVVEELVPKTLSLGEVQKVLQNLLREGVSIRDLVTIFETLADYGGATRDTDLLTEYVRAALARSICRQLGLEGRVKVITLHPDLEQRIARAIDRQPTGTYLNLEPEVIQRLVHAIAARAGELAAQGQTPILLTAPAVRPYVRRLTERVVPRLVVLSWGEVEGSIEVEAVGMVTA, from the coding sequence GTGCAGGGCGGCCCGACGCAGAACCTGGCCAGGTACACGGACGTGTTCTTCGCGCTGGCGGTCGTGCTCGTGGTGGCGATGATGATCGTCCCGGTGCCGCCCGTGGCGCTCGACTTCCTCCTGACGTTCAACCTGGCCACCGCCGTCGTGATCGTGCTCGTGGCCATTTACACCCGGGAGCCCCTCCAGTTCTCGATCTTCCCCTCGCTCCTGCTCGTGACGACCCTGTTCCGCCTCTCCCTGAACGTCTCCACCACCCGGCAGATCCTCCTGGCCGGCGACGCCGGCCGCGTGATCCGGAGCTTCGGCGAGTTCGTCCTCGGCGGCAACGCCGTCGTGGGCTTCATCGTCTTCCTCATCCTGGTCGTCGTCCAGTTCGTCGTCATCACCCGGGGGGCCGAGCGGGTGTCGGAGGTGGCGGCGCGCTTCACCCTCGACGCCATGCCGGGCAAGCAGATGGCCATCGACGCCGACCTGAACGCGGGCCTCATCACGGAGGCGGAGGCGCGGCAGCGCCGGCAGGACATCGAGCGGGAAGCCGATTTCTACGGGGCGATGGACGGCGCCTCGAAGTTCGTGAAGGGCGACGCGGTCGCCGGGATGATCATCGTGGGCATCAACCTCATCGGCGGGTTCGTGATCGGGTGGATGCGGGGGCTCGCGCCTCTGGACTCCCTGCGCACATACTCGGTCCTCACGGTGGGCGACGGCCTGGTGAGCCAGATCCCCGCCCTCCTGATCTCCGTCGCTACCGGCCTGGTGGTCACCCGGGCGGCCTCCGAGGGGAACCTCGGGCAGGACATCCTGGCCCAGCTGGGCCGTGAGCCCCGGGCTCTCTTCCTGACGGCCGGGCTCCTCGCCGGGCTGGGCCTCCTGGTGCCCCAGCTGCCCGCCGCGCCGTTCCTGCTGCTCGGCGCGGGCCTGGCCGGCGCCGGGATGGCCATCCGCCGGTCGGTACGGACCCCGGGGACCGAGCGGGCGGCGCGCGAACAGGCCGCCGGACCCGGGGCCGAGGCCGGGCGGCCGGAGAGCGTGCTGCAGCTCCTGCCGATCGACCCGCTGGAGATCGAGCTCGGTTACGGCCTCCTGCCCCTGGCCGACGCCAGCATGGGCGGCGACCTGATGGACCGCCTGGTGATGATCCGGCGCCAGATGGCCCTCGACCTGGGCCTCGTGGTCCCGTACATCCGGGTGCGGGACAACATGGCGCTGCGGCCCAACCAGTACGTGGTCAAGTTGAAAGGAATTGAGATCGGACAGGCGGAAATATTACCCGATCACTTCTTGGCAATGGATCCGGGGGGCGTTTCCGAGCCCGTCCCCGGCATCGAAACCCGGGAGCCGGCCTTCGGCCTCCCGGCCCTCTGGGTGGCGGCCGCCGACCGGGAGCGGGCGGAGCTGGCGGGCTACACCGTGGTGGACCCGCCGGCCGTGGTGGCGACCCACGTGACCGAGCTCATCCGCCGGCATGCCTGGGAGCTGCTGGGCCGGCAGGAGGTCCGCCAGTTGGTCGACCTCGTCAAGGAGACGCACCCGGCGGTCGTGGAGGAGCTGGTGCCCAAGACCCTGTCCCTCGGCGAGGTCCAGAAGGTCCTCCAGAACCTCCTGCGGGAGGGGGTCTCCATCCGGGACCTCGTGACGATCTTCGAGACCCTCGCCGACTACGGCGGCGCCACCCGGGACACCGACCTCCTCACCGAGTACGTCCGCGCCGCGCTGGCCCGGTCGATCTGCCGCCAGCTGGGCCTGGAGGGCCGGGTGAAGGTGATCACCCTCCATCCCGACCTGGAGCAGCGGATCGCACGGGCCATCGACCGCCAGCCGACTGGCACGTACTTGAACCTCGAACCCGAGGTGATCCAGCGCTTGGTGCACGCAATTGCCGCCCGGGCCGGGGAGCTGGCCGCGCAGGGCCAGACGCCCATCCTGCTGACCGCCCCGGCGGTGCGCCCCTACGTCCGGCGCCTCACCGAGCGGGTGGTGCCGAGGCTCGTGGTCCTGTCGTGGGGTGAGGTCGAGGGCAGCATCGAAGTCGAAGCCGTGGGGATGGTGACGGCCTGA
- the flhF gene encoding flagellar biosynthesis protein FlhF, protein MRVKRFLARTLPEAVSQVRAELGPEAVILHTQPVKVGGIFGLFSQKMIEVTAAVEGLPAVPQGAWRPAGATGPAPAAEGAAPAPAAAPAAPASAAPAEPRPDSFPTALAQAQQAPATPAEANGASGPKAPAARAPIREEDSLRAELARLSAIMGRVLDHLDLPGAKGLDGAVRPVYLSLVGRGVEPEIAAGLARRVQGRLSREKGRPLVEVARAVLADHLGLPATVQLDPGGHRVVALVGPTGVGKTTTLAKLAAHWALAKERRVAVMTADTYRIAAVEQLRTYCELIGVPLTVAQSPEDVAAGLEAHRSVDLILVDTAGRSHRNAAQMEDLERYLAALRPDETYLVLSLTASSADAEAVARAYESVGYDRLLFTKLDEATQPGPIINLRARTDKPLSYVTTGQSVPDDIEVASPDRLLPLFLEDVHDG, encoded by the coding sequence ATGCGGGTCAAGCGGTTCCTGGCGAGGACGCTCCCGGAGGCGGTGTCGCAGGTGCGGGCCGAGCTCGGCCCCGAGGCCGTGATCCTGCACACCCAGCCGGTCAAGGTGGGGGGGATCTTCGGCCTCTTCAGCCAGAAGATGATCGAGGTCACCGCCGCCGTGGAGGGCCTCCCTGCCGTGCCCCAGGGCGCGTGGCGTCCGGCGGGCGCCACCGGACCGGCCCCCGCCGCCGAGGGAGCCGCTCCCGCGCCGGCGGCCGCCCCGGCGGCGCCCGCTTCCGCCGCCCCCGCGGAGCCGCGGCCCGATTCGTTCCCCACGGCGCTCGCCCAGGCCCAGCAGGCCCCTGCGACGCCGGCGGAGGCGAACGGCGCATCCGGCCCGAAGGCGCCGGCGGCCCGTGCTCCGATCCGGGAGGAGGACAGCCTGCGCGCCGAGCTCGCCCGGCTGTCGGCCATCATGGGCCGGGTCCTGGACCACCTGGACCTGCCGGGGGCGAAGGGCCTGGACGGGGCGGTGCGGCCGGTGTACCTGTCCCTGGTGGGTCGGGGGGTGGAGCCGGAGATCGCCGCCGGGCTGGCGCGGCGGGTGCAGGGGCGCCTGAGCCGGGAGAAGGGCCGGCCGCTCGTCGAGGTGGCGCGGGCGGTCCTCGCCGACCACCTGGGCCTGCCGGCGACCGTCCAGCTGGACCCCGGCGGCCACCGGGTGGTCGCCCTCGTGGGCCCGACGGGCGTGGGCAAGACCACGACCCTCGCCAAGCTGGCCGCCCACTGGGCGCTGGCGAAGGAACGCCGGGTGGCGGTCATGACCGCGGATACGTACCGGATCGCCGCGGTGGAGCAGCTGCGCACGTACTGCGAGCTCATCGGTGTGCCGCTGACCGTCGCCCAGTCGCCCGAGGACGTGGCGGCCGGGCTGGAGGCGCACCGGTCGGTGGACCTCATCCTGGTCGACACCGCCGGCCGCAGCCACCGCAACGCGGCCCAGATGGAGGACCTGGAGCGCTACCTGGCGGCGCTCCGACCCGACGAGACCTACCTGGTCCTGAGCCTCACCGCTTCCTCGGCCGACGCCGAGGCCGTGGCCCGGGCCTACGAGAGCGTGGGGTACGACCGCCTGCTCTTCACGAAGCTCGACGAGGCCACCCAGCCGGGGCCCATCATCAACCTCCGCGCCCGGACGGACAAGCCCCTGTCCTACGTGACCACGGGCCAGAGCGTTCCGGATGACATCGAGGTGGCAAGCCCCGACCGACTTCTCCCGCTCTTCCTGGAGGATGTCCACGATGGCTGA
- a CDS encoding MinD/ParA family protein, which translates to MADQAQALRDSRFGSESLRPAEVAVPRPAGAGDGPSPRTLPARRARVLAVTSGKGGVGKTNVTVNLAYALIRLGHEVVVLDGDLGLANVDVVLGTTPQYHLGHVLSGERTVQEVIYPAPAGLYLVAGGSGLSELADLPEETMSAFIQGLRALESEADFLLVDTGAGMGRSVLSFVLAADEVIVVTTPEPPAITDAYALVKAIVRRRPAARLSLIVNQAHGYAEAREAADRLSLAVLRFLGAHIELLGVIPHDPQVYFSVRNQTPFLLAAPHSPAAQAMQAIARRLLGTEDVPEVPRVGLFFDRLLKMLVRRAEG; encoded by the coding sequence ATGGCTGATCAGGCACAGGCGCTCCGGGACTCGCGGTTCGGCTCCGAATCGCTCCGGCCGGCGGAGGTGGCCGTCCCCCGCCCGGCGGGCGCGGGCGACGGCCCGAGCCCCCGGACCCTGCCCGCCCGGCGGGCCCGGGTGCTCGCGGTGACCAGCGGCAAGGGCGGCGTCGGCAAGACCAACGTGACCGTCAACCTGGCCTACGCCCTCATCCGCCTGGGGCACGAGGTCGTGGTCCTCGACGGCGACCTCGGTCTCGCCAACGTCGACGTCGTCCTCGGCACCACTCCCCAGTACCACCTCGGACACGTGCTGAGCGGGGAGCGGACGGTGCAGGAGGTGATCTACCCCGCCCCGGCCGGGCTGTACTTGGTGGCCGGCGGGTCCGGGCTCAGCGAGCTGGCGGACCTCCCCGAGGAGACCATGAGCGCCTTCATCCAGGGGCTGCGGGCGCTCGAGTCGGAGGCCGACTTCCTCCTCGTCGACACCGGGGCCGGCATGGGCCGGTCGGTGCTGTCGTTCGTCCTGGCTGCCGACGAGGTCATCGTGGTCACGACACCCGAGCCGCCTGCCATCACCGACGCGTACGCGCTGGTCAAGGCCATCGTCCGGCGCCGGCCGGCCGCCCGGCTGTCGCTGATCGTGAACCAGGCGCACGGCTACGCGGAGGCCCGGGAGGCGGCAGACCGGCTCTCGCTGGCGGTGCTGCGGTTCCTGGGCGCCCACATCGAGCTGCTGGGCGTGATCCCGCACGATCCCCAGGTCTACTTCTCGGTGCGCAACCAGACGCCTTTCCTCCTGGCGGCGCCGCACAGCCCCGCCGCCCAGGCGATGCAGGCGATCGCCCGGAGGCTCCTGGGCACGGAGGACGTGCCGGAGGTGCCGAGGGTGGGGCTCTTCTTCGACCGGCTCCTGAAGATGCTGGTGCGGCGGGCGGAGGGGTGA
- a CDS encoding flagellar brake protein has translation MLRVNAQVELQLLGDEQTRYRTRVEEVAEDRFRVSLPTAHGKPADMVPGDAVRGYLLKGHAMYVFDTRVLQRTGGLIPTLDLALPTHYERVQRRDWVRLDARLPARYARVEPVELDGPQPPPPRKTRTVDISGGGVALYLAEPLDPGTLVDVFIDLPDTQVVATAEVVRIIRSEPEGYLAGLRFVDIRERDRTAIMRYIFQEQRERRRKGLL, from the coding sequence GTGCTCCGGGTGAACGCCCAGGTGGAGCTGCAGCTTCTCGGCGACGAACAGACTCGTTACCGCACGCGGGTCGAGGAGGTGGCCGAGGACCGGTTCCGGGTCTCCCTCCCCACCGCGCACGGAAAGCCGGCCGACATGGTGCCCGGAGACGCCGTGCGCGGGTACCTGCTGAAGGGTCACGCCATGTACGTGTTCGACACCCGGGTGCTGCAGCGCACGGGTGGCCTCATCCCGACGCTGGACCTGGCCCTCCCCACCCACTACGAGCGGGTGCAGCGGCGCGACTGGGTGCGGCTGGATGCCCGGCTGCCGGCGCGCTACGCCCGGGTCGAGCCGGTCGAGCTGGACGGCCCGCAGCCGCCTCCCCCGCGCAAGACCCGCACCGTCGACATCTCCGGCGGGGGGGTGGCGCTCTACCTCGCCGAGCCGCTCGATCCCGGCACGCTGGTCGACGTCTTCATCGACCTTCCCGACACGCAGGTCGTCGCCACCGCCGAGGTGGTCCGGATCATCCGCAGCGAGCCGGAAGGGTACCTGGCGGGCCTGCGGTTCGTCGACATCCGGGAGCGGGACCGCACCGCCATCATGCGGTACATCTTCCAGGAGCAGCGGGAACGCCGGCGCAAGGGGCTGCTCTGA
- a CDS encoding FliA/WhiG family RNA polymerase sigma factor, protein MSPDLADLWRRYKERADLRAREALLLAYLPLVRYVAGRLSIGLPSHVDQEDLESYGLFGLIEAVERFDPARGTKFETYALPRVRGAILDGIRAETWAPALRQRARQMEEAYARLEADLGRSPTDAELAAYLGITPEELARREAEVGASVVVSLEETGWQGGEGQGPLGRLVDESAPDPVQEALESERREVLARAVERLSEKERLVITLYYHEGLTTKEIAAVLGVTPARVSQLHSKAILRLRGRLSRLRSQLISP, encoded by the coding sequence ATGAGTCCGGATCTCGCCGACCTGTGGCGGCGCTACAAGGAGCGCGCCGACCTCCGGGCCCGGGAGGCCCTTCTCCTGGCCTACCTCCCCCTCGTGCGGTACGTGGCGGGACGGCTCTCGATCGGCCTCCCGTCCCACGTGGACCAGGAGGACCTGGAAAGCTACGGACTCTTCGGCCTCATCGAGGCCGTGGAGCGGTTCGATCCCGCCCGCGGCACCAAGTTCGAGACCTACGCGCTGCCGCGCGTCCGCGGCGCCATCCTCGACGGCATCCGGGCCGAGACCTGGGCGCCAGCGCTCCGGCAGCGGGCCCGCCAGATGGAGGAGGCCTACGCCAGGCTGGAAGCGGACCTGGGCCGCAGTCCCACGGACGCGGAACTCGCGGCCTATCTGGGCATCACGCCCGAGGAGCTGGCCCGGCGGGAGGCGGAGGTCGGGGCCAGCGTGGTCGTGTCCCTCGAGGAGACCGGCTGGCAGGGGGGCGAGGGGCAGGGGCCGCTCGGGCGGCTCGTGGACGAGTCGGCGCCGGACCCGGTTCAGGAGGCGCTCGAGAGCGAGCGCCGGGAGGTGCTCGCCCGGGCGGTCGAGCGGCTCTCCGAGAAGGAACGGTTGGTCATCACCCTGTATTACCACGAGGGCCTGACCACCAAGGAAATCGCCGCGGTCCTCGGCGTGACCCCGGCCCGGGTCTCGCAGCTCCACAGCAAGGCCATCCTGCGGCTGCGCGGCCGCCTCAGCCGTCTCAGAAGCCAGCTCATATCGCCCTGA
- a CDS encoding DUF342 domain-containing protein translates to MPDAQPQPRPGTVRAWISQDGLAAYLEITPPDPEGKPVTVEDADRALQEAGVLFGIDRQAVERAVAMGARQVPGTRPEPVRVATGKPPENGRDAVIEYHPALTAVRGRPRVLPDGSVDLFDLNIVQNVTKGEVLATKTPPTPGTPGTDVRGHPVPARPGRDVPLIPGEGAAISEDGLQVIAATDGHPILNGRRILVRKVFSVAGDVGPGTGNIRFVGSVVVRGNVLAGYSVKADGDVEVTGGLDGGTIEAGGNVTVRFGIQGAGRGKVIAGGSVRARYIENAEVRAGGDVWVADGILHSRVEAGGRCEVLGRRGSIVGGRVGARDSVAARNLGAPMGTPTEIAVGITPSVRREFDELKGKMAAIHQQLEQVQQALAAIQAQAGPDGSLPPARQTVRMRLVQHYQQLQAQRAELEPRLRELEQIVEDARLAWVQAQDTCYPGVKVTIGRSVYAVTDDLKRVRFTLSEDGEVRIGPI, encoded by the coding sequence TTGCCCGATGCCCAGCCGCAGCCCCGTCCCGGCACCGTGCGGGCATGGATCAGCCAGGACGGGCTGGCCGCGTACCTCGAGATCACGCCGCCGGACCCGGAGGGGAAACCCGTCACCGTCGAGGATGCCGACAGGGCCCTGCAGGAGGCCGGCGTCCTGTTCGGCATCGACCGCCAGGCCGTCGAGCGCGCCGTCGCCATGGGCGCCAGGCAGGTGCCGGGCACCCGGCCGGAGCCGGTCCGCGTGGCGACGGGGAAACCGCCCGAGAACGGGCGGGATGCCGTCATCGAGTATCATCCGGCCCTGACCGCCGTGCGGGGCCGGCCCCGGGTGTTGCCCGACGGCAGCGTGGACCTCTTCGATCTGAACATCGTTCAGAACGTCACGAAGGGCGAGGTGCTCGCCACCAAGACCCCGCCCACGCCGGGGACGCCGGGGACCGACGTCCGGGGGCACCCGGTGCCCGCCCGCCCGGGGCGCGACGTGCCGCTCATCCCCGGTGAGGGTGCGGCGATCAGCGAGGACGGGCTCCAGGTCATCGCCGCCACGGACGGCCACCCCATCCTGAACGGGCGCCGCATCCTGGTGCGGAAGGTCTTCAGCGTGGCGGGCGACGTCGGCCCGGGCACCGGCAACATCCGCTTCGTCGGCTCGGTGGTGGTCCGGGGCAACGTTCTCGCCGGGTACAGCGTGAAGGCGGACGGAGACGTGGAGGTGACCGGTGGGCTCGACGGCGGCACCATCGAGGCCGGCGGGAACGTGACGGTGCGCTTCGGCATCCAGGGGGCGGGCCGGGGCAAGGTGATCGCCGGCGGCAGCGTCCGGGCCCGGTACATCGAGAACGCCGAGGTGCGCGCCGGCGGGGACGTGTGGGTGGCTGACGGCATCCTCCACAGCCGCGTCGAGGCCGGCGGCCGGTGCGAGGTGCTGGGCCGGCGCGGCTCCATCGTCGGTGGCCGGGTGGGGGCCCGGGATTCGGTGGCTGCGAGGAACCTCGGCGCCCCGATGGGCACGCCGACGGAGATCGCCGTGGGGATCACGCCCTCGGTCCGCCGCGAGTTCGACGAACTGAAGGGGAAGATGGCGGCGATCCACCAGCAGCTCGAGCAGGTGCAGCAGGCCCTGGCGGCGATCCAGGCGCAGGCCGGCCCCGACGGGAGTCTGCCGCCCGCACGTCAGACGGTGCGCATGCGCCTCGTCCAGCACTACCAGCAGCTGCAGGCCCAGCGCGCGGAGCTGGAGCCACGCCTCCGGGAGCTGGAGCAGATCGTGGAGGACGCCCGCCTGGCATGGGTGCAGGCCCAGGACACCTGTTACCCCGGGGTCAAGGTGACCATCGGGCGGAGCGTGTACGCCGTCACGGACGACCTGAAGCGCGTGCGCTTCACCCTGTCCGAGGACGGGGAGGTGCGGATCGGGCCGATCTAG